A stretch of the Trueperaceae bacterium genome encodes the following:
- a CDS encoding ABC transporter permease has protein sequence MAQYIAKRILLMIPTLFAISVVCFAIINLPPGDYVDRLVMEARNRGETLTSEQVAGMRVLYGLDKPLTEQYVRWISDIVLRGDFGHSFRWNVPVTTLLGERLVLTVALSLITLLFVWSVSLPIGVISAVRQYSAWDYLLTFIGFIGLAIPNFLIALVLMYLSFRYLGQSVGGLFSPEYVNAQWSVARFLDLLSHLWVPMIVLGTAGTAELVRTLRANLLDEVRRPYVTTARTRGLSETRLLVKYPLRHALNPFVSSQSGIFVNIVSGGTIVSIVLGLQTIGPLLLESFQDQDMFLAGSSIMMLAVLAMIGTIVSDVVLAWLDPRIRFR, from the coding sequence GCCATCATCAACCTGCCGCCCGGCGACTACGTCGACCGTCTGGTCATGGAGGCGAGGAACCGGGGCGAGACGCTCACGAGCGAGCAGGTCGCCGGCATGAGGGTGCTCTACGGCCTGGACAAGCCGCTGACGGAGCAGTACGTGAGGTGGATCTCCGACATCGTCCTGCGCGGCGACTTCGGCCACTCCTTCCGCTGGAACGTCCCCGTCACCACGCTGCTGGGGGAGCGACTGGTGCTGACGGTCGCCCTCTCGCTCATAACGCTGCTCTTCGTGTGGTCGGTCTCGCTGCCCATCGGCGTCATCTCGGCCGTCCGCCAGTATTCGGCCTGGGACTACCTCCTGACCTTCATAGGCTTCATCGGGCTCGCCATCCCGAACTTTCTCATCGCGCTCGTGCTCATGTACCTCTCGTTCAGGTACCTGGGGCAGAGCGTCGGCGGCCTGTTCTCGCCGGAGTACGTGAACGCCCAATGGAGCGTGGCGAGGTTCTTGGACCTCCTGAGCCACCTCTGGGTCCCGATGATCGTGCTCGGCACGGCGGGGACCGCCGAGCTCGTGCGCACGCTGAGGGCCAACCTCCTCGACGAGGTGCGTCGGCCGTACGTCACGACGGCGCGCACGCGCGGCCTCAGCGAGACCCGCCTGCTCGTCAAGTACCCCCTGCGCCACGCGCTCAACCCGTTCGTGAGCTCGCAGAGCGGGATCTTCGTGAACATCGTCTCCGGCGGGACCATCGTGTCCATCGTCCTCGGCCTGCAGACGATCGGGCCCTTGCTGCTCGAGTCGTTCCAGGACCAGGACATGTTCCTGGCCGGCAGCTCGATCATGATGCTGGCCGTGCTCGCCATGATCGGCACGATCGTCTCCGATGTGGTACTCGCGTGGCTGGACCCGAGGATCCGGTTCCGGTGA
- a CDS encoding ABC transporter permease — translation MWYSRGWTRGSGSGEGRWCTSGRRSVVGGRLEPLGRSGRRGRQRGDRYGTASQARLLWWRFRRHRLAVASAWVLGFIYLVALFAEFFAPYSAEAYSSSYTYAPPQRLRLFERTDEGLRFRPHVNDFVVAIDYNAGRRSFDVDPNTRHAVGLFVRGTPYKLLGLIPADVHLMGPLEPGAPMYLLGADRLGRDVLSRTIFGARVSMTVGLVGVAIGLFLGVLLGGISGYVGGAVDNVIQRVIEFLQSLPAIPLWIGLAAAIPLETPPVRVYFYITVILSVLGWTALGRVVRGRFYALKTEDFVSAARLDGAGGMRIILRHMVPSFLSHIITVVTLTIPGMILAETALSFLGIGLRPPVVSWGVLLHEAQNIRSLSQAPWLLFPGVAVVIAVLALNFLGDGLRDAGDPYA, via the coding sequence ATGTGGTACTCGCGTGGCTGGACCCGAGGATCCGGTTCCGGTGAGGGTCGCTGGTGCACGTCGGGACGGCGGTCCGTGGTAGGCGGGCGCCTCGAGCCGCTCGGCCGGTCGGGCCGCCGTGGCCGCCAGCGGGGCGACCGGTACGGCACAGCCAGCCAGGCGCGGCTCTTGTGGTGGCGGTTCCGCAGGCATCGGCTGGCCGTGGCGAGCGCCTGGGTGCTCGGCTTCATCTACCTGGTCGCCCTGTTCGCCGAGTTCTTCGCGCCTTACTCTGCCGAGGCGTACTCGTCCAGCTACACTTACGCCCCGCCGCAGAGGCTGCGCCTGTTCGAGCGCACGGACGAGGGACTCAGGTTCCGGCCCCACGTCAACGACTTCGTCGTCGCGATCGACTACAACGCCGGCCGGCGCTCGTTCGACGTCGACCCGAACACGCGCCACGCCGTCGGGCTGTTCGTGCGGGGAACCCCCTACAAGCTGTTGGGGCTGATCCCGGCGGACGTCCACCTGATGGGCCCGCTCGAGCCGGGAGCGCCCATGTACCTGCTGGGCGCCGACAGGCTCGGACGCGACGTGCTGAGCCGGACGATCTTCGGGGCCCGGGTCTCGATGACGGTCGGCCTCGTCGGCGTCGCGATAGGCCTGTTCCTCGGAGTGCTGCTCGGGGGGATATCCGGCTACGTCGGCGGGGCAGTGGACAACGTCATCCAGCGCGTCATCGAGTTCCTCCAGTCCCTGCCCGCCATCCCGCTGTGGATCGGCCTCGCGGCCGCCATCCCGCTGGAGACGCCTCCCGTCCGCGTCTACTTCTACATAACGGTCATACTCTCGGTCCTCGGCTGGACGGCCCTGGGGCGCGTGGTACGCGGGCGGTTCTACGCGCTCAAGACGGAGGACTTCGTGAGCGCGGCGCGTCTCGACGGCGCCGGCGGCATGCGCATCATCCTCAGGCACATGGTGCCGTCGTTCTTGAGCCACATCATCACCGTCGTCACGCTCACCATCCCCGGCATGATCCTCGCGGAGACCGCGCTCAGCTTTCTGGGCATCGGCCTGCGCCCGCCGGTGGTGAGCTGGGGCGTGCTCCTGCACGAGGCCCAGAACATCCGCTCGCTGTCGCAGGCGCCGTGGCTCCTCTTCCCGGGGGTGGCGGTCGTGATCGCGGTCCTGGCCCTGAACTTCCTCGGCGACGGCCTCAGGGACGCGGGGGACCCCTATGCCTGA